The segment AGGCCCAGGCGCGAGTACCACTGCAGCAGGGCCAGGGGCATGGGCGCCGCGCCGCCCGCGGCAATGCGGCACTGGTCCAGGCCCAGGGCGCGCATGATCTTGCGCCGCACCAGGCCGCCGATCAGGGGCAGGCGCAGCAGGCGCTCCAGCTTGGCCGGCGGCATCTTGGCGTGCACGCCCTGCTGGAACTTGACCCACAGACGCGGCACCGAGAAGAAGACGGTGGGCCGGGCGCGCTGCAGATCGGCGGTGAAGGTGTCCAGGCTCTCGGCAAAGAAGAGGCGCATGCCGGTGCGCAGCCAGCCATGCTCCACCAGCACCCGCTCCACCACATGGGCCAGGGGCAGGTAGGAGAGCATGCGGTCTTCGCCATGCAGGGGAATGCGGCCCAGGCCGGCCTGGATGGCCCAGGCGAAGCCGGCAAAGCTGTGCATCACGCCCTTGGGGTTGCCCGTGGTGCCCGAGGTGTAGATCAGGGTACAGAGCTCGTCGGCGCCGCGCAGGGGCTCGCCGCTCAGGGGCGTGCTGCGGGCGCAGAGGGCGTCCCAGCCCTCGTAGGCGGCACGCGCCTCGTCCGGCGAGAGCGGGTAGCTGATGCAGGGCAGATCGGCGGGCACGCCGGCCTTCATGCCGGCCCAGCCGTCGAGCTTGCCCACGAACAGGGCCTTGGCCTCGCTGTGGGTGAGGATCTGGCGGATGGTCTCGGGCGCCAGCGTGGGATAGAGCGGCACGGAGACATAGCCGGCCATCCAGATGGCCAGATCGCTCATCAGCCACCAGGCGCAGTTCTTGGAGAGGATGGCCACCTTGGAGCCGGGCTCCCAGCCCTGGGCCTTGAGATAGGCCGCCATGCGGCGCACCTGATCGCCCACCTTGGCCCAGCTGAAGTCCTGCATCTGCCCGCCGCCCATGGGCTGGCTCAGGGTGATGCGGTGCGGCGTCTCCCGCTCCCAGTGGTAGAGGCGCTGCAGGGCCAGGCTGTCGGCGGGAATGGTGCTGGCGGGGGCGGCCATGGAAGTCTCCTTGCTCTTGTTCATCGTCACGATCGTGCTGCGGGCAGGCTAGCGTGGACACGCCCGGCCCGGGAGGGGGTTTGCGCGAACCCGGCGCTGTTTAGAGGGCTTCGCTCAAAACTCGGCGTCGGGTGAGATCCCGGTCTCACCGCGCGCCAGCGTGGCGCGCCAGGCATCCAAGGGATGCGGCCGGGGCAGCAGGCGCGGGCGCAGGGCATCGGCGCGCGCCAGCGCGGCCTGCAGGGCGGGCTGGTCGCCCAGGCGCTGCAGGGTGCTGGCCAGGTCGAGCTGGGCGCGCCAGCGCGGCGCCTGCTCGGGCTCGTCCACCGCGTCCAGCGCGGCCACGCGGGCCTGCAGCAGGCTGCGGCTGCGCGCCAGATCGCCGGCCTGGCGGGCCAGGGCGCCCTGCAGCTGCTGCAGGCGGCTGCGCAGGGGCGCGCTGTGCTGCAGCACGGGCAGGGCCTCGATCTCGCCGGCCAGGCGCGCGGCCAGGGCGGGGTCCAGCACCAGGGCGGCCCGGGCCAGCTGCAGCAAGGGCTCGGCCCGGTTGGGCCCGCTCAGGCGCGGCTCGGCCTTGATGGACTCATGCAGGGCCGCGGCCTCGCGCGCCAGGGCGGCGGGCTCGCCCTCGCCGGCCAGCACCCGCCCCAGCAGCAGCTGGGCCTGGCGCGGCAGCAGCAGGGCCGGCATCTGCATCTGGCGCGCGGCCGCGGCGGCCAGCACGGCGCGGCGCTCGCGCAGGCCGGCGGCATGCTCGCCGCGCTCGTGGTGCCAGCTGGCCAGCTCGTTGCGCAGGCCCAGGGCGGTCTCGCTGTCGGGGCCCAGCAGGCGGTCCATCTCGGCCGTGAGCGCCGCCACGCGTTCGGGCATGTCCTGCAGCAGGCCGCGGCGCATCTGGATGGTGAGCAGGCTGCGGCGCTGGGCCAGCACCTCCACCGGCTCCTTGGCCATGCCCGCGGCCCAGGCGGGGCGGGCCTGGTCCAGCGCCGCCTCGGCGGCGGCGAAGCGGCCCTGGGCGTAGCGCAGGATGGCCAGCTTGTTGAGCACCGCCACCCGCGCCATGCTGCCCGGCGCGGTGACGGCCTCGTTGACCGCCACCACCTCGGGCGCCAGGGCCTCGGCCTCGGCGAAGCGGCCGGTCTTGGTGTAGCAGACCAGCAGCATCTGCAGCAGGGCGCTGTAGGCCATGGAGCGCTCGCCATAGAGGCGCCGTATGGGCTGCTGCAGCGGCGCGGCCAGCTCGATCACGCGGTCCACCAGGCCGGCAGCGTTGTAGATGCGGGCCAGCTGCTCCTGGGCCTCGACCACGCGCACATCGCTCGCGGGCCAGCGCTCGCGCAGCTGGGTCAGCTGGCGCTCGCCCAGCTCGATGGCGCGGTCCATGCGGCCCTGGGCGTGATAGACATGGGCCAGCACGCCCTGCAGCTCGGCGCGCAGCTCGGGCGCCTGGGCGAAGCGGGTGTCCAGCTCCAGCCGGCTTTTCTCCAGCAGGTCCAGCACGGTGGGCGGGCGCCCGCCATGCTCGGCGGGGTCGGCGTGGGAGAGCAGATCGCCCAGATAGCCCAGGGCCTGCTGGCTCTGGCGCGCGGCCTGCTCGGCGCGCTGCCACTGCCACAGGCTCAGGCCCAGACCGCCGGACAGGGACAGCAGCACCAGGCCCGTGCCCAGGGCCAGGCCGGCATGGCGGCGCAGCCAGAGCCGGCTGCGGTGGCGCCAGTCCTCGCCGCGCACGCTCACCGGGCGGTGGGCCAGCCAGGCCTCCAGATCGTCGATGAAGGCGCGCACGCTGGGGTAGCGCTCGGCCGGGTTCTTGCGCAAGGCCTTGGCGGCCACGGCCTCCAGATCGCCACGGGCCAACCGGGCATCGGGCGGCAGGCCGGGGCTCAGGGCCGCGGCGCTGGCGTCGGGGCCGGCGGCGGTGGCGGTGCGGCGGCCGCGCGTGAGCCGGCGCGGCTCGGTGTGCAGCACCGCATGCTCCATGGCCTGCACGCTCACGCCATGCGTGGCATAGGGCAGCTCGCCGCTGAGCAGCTCGAAGAGCATCACGCCCAGCGAGTACTGATCGGCCGCCGTACCGATGGGCGCGCCCAGCAGCTGCTCGGGCGCGGCATAGGCGGGGGTGAGACGCCGGCCCACCACGCGGGTGAGGGCGCTGTCGCGGGCCGTGGCCTCGCCCTCATCGAGCAGGCTGGCAATGCCGAAGTCCAGCAGCTTGGGCTGGCCCTCGGGCGTGACCATCACATTGCCGGGCTTGAGGTCGCGGTGCACCACCAGCTGGCCGTGGGCGTATTCCACGGCGCGGGCAATGCCCACCAGCAGGCGCACCCGCTCGGCCACGCCCAGGCGGCGCGCCGCCACATGGGCATTGAGCAGCTGGCCCGGCACCTGCTCCAGCACCAGATAGGCGGTCTCGCCGGCCAGGCCGGCATCCAGTAGGCGGGCGATGCCCGGATGGCTGAGCCGCCCCAGCAGGGCGCGCTCGCGGGCGAAGCGGGCCGCCAGGCCCGGGCCGCTCAGGTCGGCGCGCAGCAGCTTGAGCGCGGCGCTGGCGTCATAGAGCCCGTCGCTGCGGCGGGCCTGCCAGACCTCGCCCATGCCGCCCACGCCGATGCGCGTGATCAGGGTCCAGGGCCCCAGGCGCTGGCCGGGCTGGGGCCCGGGCGTGCCGGCCGGCGCCGCTGCGACGGCGGGGCCGCTGCCCAGGGTGGGGTCGAGCGTGGGATCCATGGGCGGCGCCGTGGGCCCCGCGCGCTCAGGCGTTCTCGGCGGCCTGCAGGGCAGCCAGGGCCTCGCTCAGCTGGGCCTCGCTGGCCTCGGGGCCGCGCTGCACCGGGGCCTCGGCCAGGGCAGCCGCGCCTTCCTTCTTCAGGCGCGCCACCCACTGGCCGGCCTCGCGGCCCTGGGCCAGGCCCTGGCTTTGCAGCAGCAGCAGGCCGTCGGCGGCCAAGAGCTTGAAGTAGAAGAGGCCGTCGGCCTCGCGGTACTGCTTGAACAGGGGCAGGGCGCTCTTGGGCTTGACGGCCGCCTCGGTCTTGGCCACCAGGGGCTGGAAGCGGCGCAGGCCCACGGCCTCGCGCAGGCGCTGCAGCAGGGGCGCGGCAATGGCGCGGGCCTTGGCCGCGCCTTCCATCAGGATGAGCTCGATCTGCTCGGGCTTGGCCATCAGCTGCTCGTAGCGCGTGCGCATGGGGCCGATCTCGGCGTCGATCAGCTCGAAGAGCTGCTGCTTGGCCTCGCCCCAGGCCAGACCGCCGCGCAGGGCGGCGCGGAAGGCCTCACGCTGGGCGGGCGTGGCAAAGGCGTCATAGATCTGCACCAGGTGCGAGCCCTCGGGCTCCTTGGGTTCGCCGGGGAGCTTGGAGTCTGTGACGATGCGGGCGATCGCCTCCTTGAGCGCCTTGGCCCCGCCCTCGAAGAGCGGGATCACGTTGTCGTAGCTCTTGCTCATCTTGCGGCCGTCCAGGCCCGGCAGCAGCTCCATCTCCTCATCGATGCTGGCCTCGGGCAGCACGAAGAAGTCCTGGCCCTGGCCGAAGAGGTGGTTGAAGCGCTGGGCCACGTCGCGCGCCATCTCGATGTGCTGCACCTGGTCCTTGCCCACGGGCACGCGGTGGGCGTTGAACATCAGGATGTCGGCCGCCATCAGGATAGGGTAGCTGTACAGGCCCATGGTCACGCCGGCATCGGCGTCCTCGCCGGCGGCCAGATTGGCGTCCACCGAGGCCTTGTAGGCATGGGCGCGGTTCATCTGGCCCTTGGAGGTGACGCAGGTCAGCAGCCAGGTCAGCTCGGGAATCTCGGGGATGTCGCTCTGGCGGTAGAAGGTCACGCGCGAGGTGTCCAGGCCAGCGGCCAGCCAGGTGGCGGCGATCTGCAGGCGCGAGGCCTCGATGCGGTCGGGCTCATCGCACTTGATCAGGGCGTGGTAGTCCGCCATGAAGAAGAAGCTCTCCGCGCCGCTCTCGCGGCTGGCCGCGATGGCACGGCGCACGGCGCCCACATAGTTGCCGAGGTGCAGGGTGCCGGTGGTGGTGATGCCGGTCAAAACGCGCAGAGTCATGATTTATTGGTGCATGCGAACGGGTGCGTAGTCCCCATTCTCCCAGCATCGGGCTAGCATGCCTGCAGCCGCCGCCATGAACCCTTTGCTGCTGATCAGTTCCAGCCTGGATGCCATGATGGGCGTCGCCCTGCTGCTGCTCTGGCGGCAGGACCGACGCCATGCCCATGTGCGCCTGTGGGGCTGGAGCGCCCTGCTGCTGGCCCTGGGCCTGATCCTGGGCGTGGCCCTGGCGGCCCTGCCCGAGCACGGCGGCCTGCTGCACGATCTGCAGGCCCTGGCCGCCTCGGCTGCGCTGATGGGCTCGCTGGCCCTGCTGATCGGCGGCACCCGTGCCTACTGCGGCCTGCCCTGGCAGCGCCGCCACTGGCTGCCGGGCCTGGCCCTGACCATGGCGGTGCTGGTGGCCCTGGCCAAGACCGACCACCGCTACGCCGTGATCGCCGCCACCGTGGTGCTGGTGGCGGGCAATGCGCTGTGCGCCCGGGCCATGTGGCGCCAGGGCAGCCCGGCCGAGCGTGGCGTGGCCCTGTGCTTTGCGCTCTCGGCCCTGGTGCATGGCAGCAGCCCCTTTCTGGACGAACATGCGGCCTCGCCCATCACCCACACCCTGGGCCTTTTCGTGCAGACGGCCCTGAGCCTGGCCCTGATGCTGATCTCCACCGCCCGCGCCCACGGCCAGGAGCACCGCCAGGCCGAGCGCTTCAGCCGCCTGGCCGAGCATTCCCTGCAGGGGCTGGTGGTGCTGCGCGGGCCGCAGATCCTCTATGCCAACCCGGCCGCGCGCCAGATGTTCGGCCGCGGCGAGCGGCCCCATGGCGATCTGCTGGAGGGCCTGGTGCCGCCCGATCTGCACGAGGCCGTGATGGGCCGCCATGCGCGCGTGCTGGCCGATCCGGCGGCCCGCATCGCGTGGGAGGAGCCGCGCCTGGACTACAACGGCCGCCTGCTGCACATCCGCGGCCTGTCCAGCCACCTGGAATGGGACGGTCAGGCCGCCGAACTGATCGTGATGGTGGACGAGAGCGAGCGCCACGCCGCGCTGGAAGCCCTGCGCCGCCAGGCCCTGCAGGACGAGCTGACCGGCCTGCCCAACCGCAATTTCGCCCTGCAGCGCCTGGGCCAGCTAACCCAGCTGGGCGCGCCGCCCTTTGCCGTGGTCTCGGCCGATCTGGACCGCTTCCAGCTCATCAACGAGACCCTGGGCCCGGGCGTGGGCGACGCCCTGCTGCAGGCCGTGGCCCAGCGCCTGTGTGCCCAGCTGCCGCCCCAGGCCACGGTGGCCCGCCTGGGCGAGGACCAGTTCCTGATCCTGGTGGAGGGCGTGCCCGGCCGGGCCGAGGCCCTGATCTTTGCCGAGCGCCTGCTGGCCCTGATGGAGCGGCCCTTCCGCACCCAGGGCGTGGACAGCGCGGAGCTCTTTGTCCATATGTCGGTGGGCCTGGCCCTTTTCCCGCAGGACGCCCGTGAGGGCCTGGCCCTGCTGCGCGCGGCCGATGCCGCCATGCACCAGGCCAAGCACCGCGCGGGCGCCACCTATGCCTTCTTCGACGCGGCCATGAACCGCGCCGCCCAGGGCCGGCTTGAAACAGAGCAGGCCCTGGCCCGCGGGCTGGAGCAGGACGAGTTCTTTCTGGAGTACCAGCCCAAGGTGGAGGCGGTGTCGCGGCGCCTGTGCGGCTTCGAGGCCCTGGTGCGCTGGCAGCGGCCGGGCCTGGGCCCGGTGAGCCCGGCCGAGTTCGTGCCCGCCGCCGAGCGCACCGGCCAGATCCAGGCCCTGGGCGAACGCATCCTGGACCTGGCCACCCGCCAGCTGGTCGACTGGCTGGGCCGCTACGGCCAGGCCCTGCCGGTGGCCGTGAACGTGTCACCGCTGCAGTTCGAAGACCCCGATTTCGCGGGCCGGCTGCTGGAGCGCCTGGATGAATGCGAGCTCCCCACCCGGCTGCTGCAGATCGAGATCACCGAGACCGCCGCCATCGGCCATCTGGAGCGGGTACGGCCGCAGCTGGAGCGCCTGCGCGCCGCGGGCGTGCTGTGCGCGCTGGATGATTTCGGCACCGGCCAGTCCTCGCTGACCCTGCTGCGCCAGCTGCCCATCCATGCGATGAAGCTGGACCGCAGCATGATCCAGCCCCTGCCGGATGCCGACGCCAGCGCCGTGGTGCAGGCCACCTGCGCCCTGGGGCATTCGCTGCGCCTGGCCGTGGTGGCCGAGGGCGTGGAGACCGAGGACCAGGCCCTGGCCGCCGAGGCCCTGGGCTGCACCCAGCTGCAGGGCTACTACCTGGCGCGGCCGCTCTCGGTGGAGCGGGCGGGCGACTGGCTCAGGCGCCAGCTGGAGCTGGGTGGGCCGCCATGAACTCGCCCAGGCGGATGGGCCGCGCCGGCTGCCAGGCCGGGTTGAAGCCCAGGGGGCCGCGCGGGAACAGCATCACCACGGTGGAGCCCAGCAGGAAGCGGCCCATTTCCTGACCTTGGGCCAGGCGGATGTCCTGGTCGGCATAGTGCCAGTCGCGCAGCTGGCCGGGGCGGGGCGGGTTCACCACGCCATGCCAGACCGTGGCCATGCTGCCCACGATGGTGGCGCCCACCAGCACCAGCACCCAGGGGCCGCGCTCGCCCTCGAAGACGCAGACCACACGCTCATTGCGCGCGAACAGGCCCGGCACGCCGCGTGCCGTGGTGGGGTTCACCGAGAACAGCTCGCCCGGCACATGGATCATGCGCAGCAGGCGGCCGGCGCAGGGCATGTGGATGCGGTGGTAGTCGCGCGGGCTCAGGTAGAGGGTGGCGAAATGCCCGTCCTCGAACTGCGCGGCCAGGGCCGCGTCGCCGCCCACCAGGGCGCGGGTGCTGTAGCTGTGGCCCTTGGCCTGGAAGATCTGGTCGCGCTCGATGCGGCCGAACTGGCTGATCGCGCCGTCCACCGGGCAGATCAGCTCGGCCTGGGCCAGCGGGCGCGCGCCCTCGCGCAGCGGGCGGGTGAAGAACTCGTTGAAGCTCGGGTAGGCGGCCGGGTCGGGATTGGCGGCCTCGCTCATGTCCACGCCATAGCGCGCGATGAAGCGCTTGATGGCCCAGGTGGTGAGCCCGCCCAGTCGCGCCGAGGCGAAGGCGCCGGCCAGCTGGGTCAGGGCCTGCTTGGGCAGCAGGTATTGCGGCAGCACGGCAAGGCGATCGGACAAGGCAGGCCCCGGGGCGAGAAGTTGCTGAGGGCGGGATTGTAGAGGTCGCTACCATAAGCGTTTTCCCCCAGAACGGCGTGCCCGGGCGCCTCTTGAATCATGGAAGAGATCTACCTCGACGCCAATGCCACCACCCCGGTGCTGCCGGCCGCCCGCGCCGCCGCCCTGGCCGCGATGAGCGAGGATTTCGGCAACCCCAGCAGCGTGCACAGCACCGGTCTCAAGGCCCGCGCCATGATGGATGCGGTGCGCGAGCGCGCCCGCCGCGTGCTGAACGCGCCGGACGGCCGCATGCTCTTCATGAGCGGCGCCACCGAGGGCATACAGACCGCCGTGCTCTCCGCCCTGACCGCGCTGCGCGGCCGCCTGGGCGTGGACTATCTGCTCTACGGCGCCACCGAGCACAAGGCCGTGCCCGAGGCGCTCAAGCACTGGAACGCCCTGCTGGGCCTGCAGCTGCAGGTGCTGGCGATTCCCGTGGACGCGCAGGGCCGCCACGACCTGGACTGGCTGCGCGAACATGCGCCGCGCGCCGGCCTGGTCTGCACCATGGCGGCCAATAACGAGACCGGCGTGGTCAGCGATCTGGACGGCATTTCCGCCGTACTGAATGCCTGCGAGACCCGCCCCTTCTGGATGGTGGACGGCGTGCAGGCCCTGGGCAAGCTGCCGCTGCAGCTGCGCGAGCGCGGCATCGACTACGCGCCCTTCTCCGGCCACAAGCTCTATGCGCCCAAGGGCATCGGCATGCTCTATGTGCGCGAGGGCGCGCCCTTCACCCCCCTGATGGCCGGCGGCGGCCAGGAAGGCGCGCTGCGCTCGGGCACCGAGAACATGTCGGGCATCGCCGCCCTGGGCGCGGTGCTGGCCGCGCTGGAAGAGGGCCAGAGCTTCCGTGACCATGCCATGCTGGCGCGCTTTCGCGATGCCCTGGCCCAGGCCCTGCAGGAGGCCTTCCCGGGCCTGGTCTTCAATGTGCCGCTGGCGCTGAGCCTGCCCACCACGCTGAACTTCGCGGTGCCAGGTCTTTCCTCGCGCCTGCTGCAGGACCTGTTCGATGCGGCCGAGGTGCGCGTCTCCGGCGGTTCGGCCTGCTCGGCGGCCAAGGCCCAGCCCAGCTTCGTGCTGCAGGCCATGGGCCTGCCCGACTGGCAGGCGGCCGGCGCGGTGCGCCTGTCCATCGGTCCCGCGGCCGATGCCAACTTCATTGCCGAGGCCTGCGCCCGCATCCGCGCCTGCGGCGAGTCGCTGCGCCAGAGCTGTCTGAGCCCGGCCGAGAACCTGCCCCTGCCGGACGATGGCATCACCCGCTTCGCCCAGGACGGCGCCTGCTGCTACCTGATTGCCGACCGCGAGGCCCGCGCCTGCGTGCTGATCGACCCCCTGCCCGAGCAGGTCTCGCGCCTGGCACAGCGCCTGCGCTGCCAGGACTTCGCGCTGCGCGCCGTCATCAGCAGCAGCGGCGAGCCCGCCCATGCCGAGGCGCGCGAGCTGCTGGCCGCCGAGCTGGGCCTGAGCCTGCCCGCCGCCGATGCCCGCGGCTGGCCGCTGGACACACCCGTGCTGGCCCTGGGCCAGCGCCGCCTGGAGCGCCGCGGCCAGAGCCTGCTGCTGGACGGGCAGATCGCCTTTGGCGCGGCGGCCGACCCGGCCTGCGGCGCCCGCTTCATCGCCCCGGCCTTCGATGCCGAGCAGCAGATCGTGCTGGGCTGCGCCCCGACCACCGCCTGCGACGCCGGCCAGCTGGACGGCCGCGCCCTGCAGGACTTTGTGGAGCGTCAGCCCGAGGCCCTGCTGGTAGATGTGCGCGAGCCCTATGAGCAGTTCCTGAGCCGCACGCCCGAGCTGGCCGGCGCGCGCTGGGAGGCCGTGCCGCTCTCGCGCCTGCTCAATGCCCTGCCCGCATGGCTGGCCCAGCCGCGGCCCCTGCTCTTTGTCTGCCGCAGCGGCAACCGCAGCCGCCAGGCCGCCCTGGCCCTGGCGCGTCTGGGCCATGCGCAGAGCTTCACCCTGGCCGGCGGCCTGGCCCTGCTGCCCGCCGCGGCCAAGACCGGCAGCGCCACCAGCATCGACCCCGCCTTCCATGTTTGAGTCCCCTGATGGCGCAGCGGTGCAGGCGCACAGCTCCTTCTACCGCTTTGTGGCCCTGGACCAGCCGGAGGCCATGGCCCGGCGTCTACGCGAGATCGGCGCCGGCCTGCCCGGCGTGGGCGGCAATGTGCTGTTCGCGCCCGAGGGCATGAGCGGCGCGGTGGGCGGACCGCAGGCCGAGCTGGCCGCCTTCGAGGCCGCGCTGTGCCAGGACCCGGTGTTCGGCGGCGCCTTCCAGGGCCTGGTCTTCAAGCGCAGCGCCTGCCGCACCGCGCCCTTCACCCTGCTCAAGGTGCATGTGAAGCCCGAGATCGTGGCCTTCGGCGTGCCCGGGGTGAGCGGCCTACCGGCGCCCGAGCAGCCCGACAGCCATGTCTCGCCCGCGCGCTGGCGCGAGCTGCTGGACGACCCCGAGGTGCTGGTGCTGGACAACCGCAACAGCTTCGAGTTCCGCCTGGGCCGCTTTCGCGGCGCGGTGGATCCGCAGGTCACGCATTTCCGCGACTTCCCGGCCTATGTGCAGGCGCATGCCGCGCAGTGGCAGCGCGAGGGCCGCAAGATCGCCATGTACTGTACCGGCGGCATCCGCTGCGAGAAGGCGGCCCACTGGATGCAGGACCAGGGCCTGAGCGTCTACCAGCTGGAGGGCGGCATCCTGAACTTCTTCCAGTCCCTGCCCGATGCCGAGCGCGACTGGCAGGGCGAGTGCTTCGTCTTCGACAAGCGCATCGCCCTGGACACCCGGCTGCAGGAGACCGACACCACGGCCGAGCAGGTCTATGCCGAGGAGCCGCCCTGGCGCCTGGCGCGGGCCAAGCGCCTGGACCCGGCGGGCTGAGCGGCGCGCGAACAGCGCCCGGCAGCGCCCCGTAGCGCCCGGTCTGTCCCGCAAACATGGGGGTAGGAGGGCCGTTCGGCCCGCCCCCGTGACACGCGGCTTTCATCGGCCGCGGCAACCATGAGATCCGTGCTGCCGTGCATCAGGCGATGCGGGCGGCAAGTCATCACACACCTCATGGGAGTTCCCCGATGAACCACAAGCGCTTCTTCGCCCTGTCCCTGCTCGCCGCTGCCAGCCTGAGCGCCCAGGCCGCCGCCATCAATCTGGATGCCGCCAGCCTGAGCTACCAGCAGAACTTCGACAGCCTGGCCGCCAGCGGCACCACGGGCACCGCCCTGCCCGCCGGCTGGAGCTTTCTGGAGACCGGCAACAGCGCCAACACCAGCTACGGCGTCAGCGACGGCAGCAGCAACACCGGCAATACCTACAGCTTCGGCAAGACCGGCAGCAGCGATCGCGCCCTGGGCGGCCTGCTCTCCAGCAATCTGGTGCCGGTGTTCGGCGTGTCCTTCGTCAACCAGGCCGATCGCGCCATCGAGAGCCTGAGCATCAGCTATGTGGGCGAGCAATGGCGCCTGGGTGCCAACAACCGCAACGACCGCCTGAACTTCCAGTACAGCACCGATGCCACCGCCCTCAACAACGGCAGCTGGAAGAGCCTGAGCGCCCTGGACTTCATCGCCCCGGTCAGCACCGGCGGTGCCCGCGCCCTGGACGGCAATGCCAACAGCCGCAGCCTGAGCGGCAGCATCGCCGGCCTGAACCTGGCCCAGGGCGGCAGCCTGTGGCTGCGCTGGAGCGATGTGGACGCCAGCGGCGCCGACGACGGCCTGGCCATCGACAACTTCAGCCTCAACGCCACCCTGGCCCCCGTGCCCGAGCCCAGCAGCTACGCCCTGCTGCTGGCCGGCCTGGGCGCCGTGGGCCTGATGAGCCGTCGCCGCCTGGGGCGCTGAGCGCATCCCGGCCGCGCGGGCCCCGGTCGGAGGCCGGGGCCCGCGGCCTAGAATCCGGGCCATGAGCCCCATCCGCGTCCAGCGCCCGACGATCAGCCTGCTGATCGCCGCGCTGCTGCTGGCCGCCCTGCTGCCCCTGATCTCGCCCTGGGTGATGGCCGGCAGCGCGGGCCCGGGCTGGGCAGACATCTGCTCCGCCAGCGGCCAGCCCCGCGCGGCCGCCGTGCCGGGCGAGGAGGGCCAAGGCCCCCTGGCCGGCGGCACCATGGACTGCCCGGCCTGCCTGCCGCATGCGCCGGCCCTGGGCCTGCCGCCCCCGGTGGCCACGCCGCCCCTGCTGGCCGGCCTCTTGCGCTTCTCGGCGCCCGAACGCTTCTTCTCCGCGCCGCGCGCCGCCCACGCCTGGGCGCCCGCGCTGGCGCGCGCCCCACCCCGCTTCGCCTGAACCCACACCGGGCCGAGCGCGCCCTCAGACTGGCCGAGCCGCCAGCGCAGACCATGCACGCTCGGATGCTCTTGATGAGCCCTCTGGCCCTGGCTGCGC is part of the Shinella sp. XGS7 genome and harbors:
- the asd gene encoding archaetidylserine decarboxylase (Phosphatidylserine decarboxylase is synthesized as a single chain precursor. Generation of the pyruvoyl active site from a Ser is coupled to cleavage of a Gly-Ser bond between the larger (beta) and smaller (alpha chains). It is an integral membrane protein.), with the protein product MSDRLAVLPQYLLPKQALTQLAGAFASARLGGLTTWAIKRFIARYGVDMSEAANPDPAAYPSFNEFFTRPLREGARPLAQAELICPVDGAISQFGRIERDQIFQAKGHSYSTRALVGGDAALAAQFEDGHFATLYLSPRDYHRIHMPCAGRLLRMIHVPGELFSVNPTTARGVPGLFARNERVVCVFEGERGPWVLVLVGATIVGSMATVWHGVVNPPRPGQLRDWHYADQDIRLAQGQEMGRFLLGSTVVMLFPRGPLGFNPAWQPARPIRLGEFMAAHPAPAGA
- a CDS encoding aminotransferase class V-fold PLP-dependent enzyme translates to MEEIYLDANATTPVLPAARAAALAAMSEDFGNPSSVHSTGLKARAMMDAVRERARRVLNAPDGRMLFMSGATEGIQTAVLSALTALRGRLGVDYLLYGATEHKAVPEALKHWNALLGLQLQVLAIPVDAQGRHDLDWLREHAPRAGLVCTMAANNETGVVSDLDGISAVLNACETRPFWMVDGVQALGKLPLQLRERGIDYAPFSGHKLYAPKGIGMLYVREGAPFTPLMAGGGQEGALRSGTENMSGIAALGAVLAALEEGQSFRDHAMLARFRDALAQALQEAFPGLVFNVPLALSLPTTLNFAVPGLSSRLLQDLFDAAEVRVSGGSACSAAKAQPSFVLQAMGLPDWQAAGAVRLSIGPAADANFIAEACARIRACGESLRQSCLSPAENLPLPDDGITRFAQDGACCYLIADREARACVLIDPLPEQVSRLAQRLRCQDFALRAVISSSGEPAHAEARELLAAELGLSLPAADARGWPLDTPVLALGQRRLERRGQSLLLDGQIAFGAAADPACGARFIAPAFDAEQQIVLGCAPTTACDAGQLDGRALQDFVERQPEALLVDVREPYEQFLSRTPELAGARWEAVPLSRLLNALPAWLAQPRPLLFVCRSGNRSRQAALALARLGHAQSFTLAGGLALLPAAAKTGSATSIDPAFHV
- a CDS encoding rhodanese-like domain-containing protein; its protein translation is MFESPDGAAVQAHSSFYRFVALDQPEAMARRLREIGAGLPGVGGNVLFAPEGMSGAVGGPQAELAAFEAALCQDPVFGGAFQGLVFKRSACRTAPFTLLKVHVKPEIVAFGVPGVSGLPAPEQPDSHVSPARWRELLDDPEVLVLDNRNSFEFRLGRFRGAVDPQVTHFRDFPAYVQAHAAQWQREGRKIAMYCTGGIRCEKAAHWMQDQGLSVYQLEGGILNFFQSLPDAERDWQGECFVFDKRIALDTRLQETDTTAEQVYAEEPPWRLARAKRLDPAG
- a CDS encoding PEP-CTERM sorting domain-containing protein; its protein translation is MNHKRFFALSLLAAASLSAQAAAINLDAASLSYQQNFDSLAASGTTGTALPAGWSFLETGNSANTSYGVSDGSSNTGNTYSFGKTGSSDRALGGLLSSNLVPVFGVSFVNQADRAIESLSISYVGEQWRLGANNRNDRLNFQYSTDATALNNGSWKSLSALDFIAPVSTGGARALDGNANSRSLSGSIAGLNLAQGGSLWLRWSDVDASGADDGLAIDNFSLNATLAPVPEPSSYALLLAGLGAVGLMSRRRLGR
- a CDS encoding DUF2946 family protein, which gives rise to MSPIRVQRPTISLLIAALLLAALLPLISPWVMAGSAGPGWADICSASGQPRAAAVPGEEGQGPLAGGTMDCPACLPHAPALGLPPPVATPPLLAGLLRFSAPERFFSAPRAAHAWAPALARAPPRFA